The Acidicapsa ligni DNA window TGCGAGCGTTGCTTGGACGATCCTGCCAGGGTTCACCGGGGCGATAGATGTGCCAGCTTCCGCTCATGAGCATGTGGGTGGCTAGAATTGCTCCGCTTGAGAAATGAATCAGCAGCCACTTTCCGCGTGACTCAGCCTGGGTGATGGTCTGACCTGCGAATGGGTTGTTGTCATTGGCGAGGGCCAGTTGTGCGTAGCTGCTTTCAAAGCGGGTGATGGTCTTGCCGGTGAGGGCTCGACCGAGAGTGCGGGCGGTGCGGAAGATTGTGTCGCCTTCGGGCATGGCTTCCTCGTTGGCTTGCTTTATTGGGCTTGCCTGCAGATTAGATGCGAGGAGCTGTTTCTCAGTCGGGGAGGGTTAGCGGTGGTCGGTTTTTGGCTGCTTCTTCGGGCGTGGGGCGCGATGGTTGCCGGTTGGCGTAACTGGTTCCGGGGGACAGGCTGGCGGCTCTTCGCAGGTGCATGCCTAGCGGGCCGGGATGGAAGCCTGCATTCTGGAGTGGTTTGAGCATGGGGTGGATGGCTACGGCCAGGCCGTTGATGGTGCTGATGAGGTAGCCGCTAGTGTGGCTGCCTGATTGATCGCTTTGCAGGCGGGTCTGGCCGAGTACGGCGAGGAAGTGCGCCAGGCCTTCGGCGACGTGGGTGCGCTCGGGTTCATCGGGTGGAAGGAAGATGAGCAGGTTGGGGTTGCCACGGCGGAGCCAGGCTACGAGGCGTCCGTTGCAGAGAACGACCTGGGCGTAGGCGGCGCGGGTTAGCTGGCGCGGGGCTGTTTCGCTGTCTTCTGCCTCGGCTGGCAGTTCGGGCCATTTCAACGTTGAGCCGTAGGGGTTGCCGGGATCGGTGGCGGCGAGCAGGACGAATTCCGGTTTTTCGGGTCGCGCGTCGGTACGCAGAGAGCGGAGAAGATCGACGGCGGCGGGCAGGGCGAACTGCGTTGCTCCGAGGCCTGCGACGAAGTAGCCGCGGCGGATGCGTCCGCTCTCTTCGAGGGCTTTGAGGATGGGATAAATTGCGCTGAAACCGCCTACGATGTTTTCGGCTGCGGCGGCTTCGCGAAGGAGAACGCCGTAGCGGTTGAGGAGTTGCAGGGCGAGGGCGTGGGTGGCTTCTGTGCTGCTAGGCAAGCTGCTCTCGGGAACTAAAGCCCTCGTCGATTCCGGTTTTTTGATGTACGAGGTGGAGTCCGCATCCGCCAGAAGGCCGGGGGTCGGCGCGTTGAGTTTTACGGCGACTTGCTGCATGGCTTTGCGGCTGTCGATCAGCGACCAACGGCCCTGGGCTGTGGCTGGGGTGGTTCGACGGGAGCGGAAAGCGGCTCTTTGCTGGCTGCTGCTGTGCTGCTTGCGATTGCCACGCGAGGACGATTCCTGACGGGTGATGTAGGCGCGCAGGGGATGCAGCGAGTCGTTGGTGACGAGACCGCGCCAGACGAGACTCCAGAGGGCGTCGAGAGATTCGCCGGGGTAGCCGCCGCCTACGGCTTCGTGCATCTGGGTGAAGAAGCTGGCGCCGCTTTGTTTGAGGACGATGAGGAGCTTTTCTTCGCGGTCGGTCATTGGCGTGATGTTCGGGCGAGGGATGGCGAGGAGCGGGAGCTTGTCGGCGAGGTAGAGGGCGATGCGGCCATCGCGTTCGCCGAGGGGCTCAACGCCGGTCCAGGCGATTTCTCCGGCGGCTATGAGGGTGTCGAGGTCGCTGGGCTGGTAGTTGGCGATTCTTGCGGGGAGGATGGCGGTTTCAAGAAGCGATGCGGCGATGGGTGCGCCCTGAAGGGCTTCGACGACATCGAGCAGGGCGTCCATACCTCGACGGGGAGTGAGCAGGCCTTGCCAGTGGGTGAGAAAGCGCGCGAGGGTTTGCTGCTCGACGGGCTCTACTTCTTTGCGCAGTTTGGCGAGGGATTTGCGGCGAATGAGGCGAAGGATTTCCGAATCGCACCACTCGCGATGGAGACCACCGGGCCGGAAGCCGCCCTCGACGATGCGGTTCTCCAGGGTGAGTTGATGCAGGACTTGTTCGACGTGGCCGGGGTCGAGGGCGAAGCGGGCGGCTACCTCCGGCAGGGTGAACGGGCCGTGGGTGCGGGCGTAGCGGCGGATGAGTTCGAGGACGGGCTGCTCTACCGATGCCAGGAGTGCTGTGGGAATGCCGGGAGGTAACGGGATGCCGAGGCCGTCTCGGTAGCGGGCTGCGTCTTCGATGGCGATGATGCGCTTTTCGCCTGCGATGCGGAGTTCGAGAAGACGGCGGGCGCGGATGAGGCGGTCGAGTTCGTCGAGGAGTTTTGGCGTTGTAATACGGACTGCGATCTCGTTCCGATTGAGGTCGCCGAGGCGCAGCATGAGGTCGTGGAGTCCGTCTGCGTTGCGGGCTTTGTAGGGATCGATGAGACATTGCTGCTGCTCCTCGATCTCGGCCATGGCATCGCCGTCGAGGAGTTCGCGGAGGTCTGCTTCGCCGAGCAATTCGCGGAGCTGATCCTGATCGATGGTGAGGGCCTGAGCGCGGCGTTCGGCTAAGGGAGCGTCGCCGTCGTAGAGGAAATTGGCCACGTAACTGAAGAGAAGCGAGGATGCGAATGGCGACGGGGTGCGGGTTTCGACGACGTGGACGCGAAGCTGGCGCTGCTCGATGGCGCGCAGGGTTTCAATGAGTGCGGGCATGTCGAAGACGTCGCGGAGACATTCGCGATAGGCCTCTAAAAGCATGGGAAATGCGGGATAGCGTGAGGCAACGCTCAGTAGATCGTAGGCGCGTTTGCGCTGCTGCCAGAGCGGGGCGCGGCCATCGGCGCGGCGGCGTGGAAGCAGGAGCGCGCGGCCTGCGGCCTCGCGGAATCTTCCGGCAAAGAGGGCGGTGCTGCCTAGCTGGCGGAGGACGAGTTGCATGACTTCGCTGGACTCGACCATGAACCAGTCGGTGGTGGGTGGTTCGTCGGAGTCGGGGAAGCGGAGAACGAAGCCGTCGTCGCCCCAGAGGGTTTCGACATCGGGACCGCCTGCGGCGCGGATGCGGGCTGAAACGGCCATAGCCCAGGGGATGTGAATGCGGCTGCCGAAGGGAGTGAGTACGCAGACGCGCCAGTCGCCGAGTTCGTCACGGACGCGTTCGATAACGATGTTGCGATCGTCGGAGACCTGGCCGGTGGCTTCTTCCTGGTCGGCGAGGAACCGCATGAGATTTTCAGCGGCTCCGGGGTCGAGATCGTGATCGGTGACGAGCCGTGTGAGCGCGGCGGGGAGAGGCATGGCGCGGAGTTCGCGGACCATGGCTCCAATGCGACGTCCGAATTCGAGTGGACGGCCAGGGCCTTCACCTTTCCAGAACGGCATCTTGCCGGGTTCGCCGGGGGCGGGTGAAACGAGGACGCGGTCGTGGGTGATTTCGTCGATGCGCCAACTGGTTGCGCCGAGGATGAAGGTTTCGCCGGGACGGCTCTCGAAGACCATCTCTTCATCGAGTTCGCCGACACGGAGGGATTTGCCTTCGCTGTTGGAGAGAAAGACGCCGTAGAGACCGCGGTCGGGGATGGTTCCGGCATTGAGGATGGCGAGCCTTGCCGCGCCCTGACGAGCGGTGATGACGTTGCGGATGCGGTCCCAGGTGAGGCGCGGGCGTAGTTCGGCGAATTCGTCGGAGGGATAACGACCGGCGAGCAGGTCGAGGACTCCTTCAAAGACGGTGCGGGTGAGCCCGCCAAATGGAGCGGCGCTGCGAACGATGCGGAAGAGTTCGTCGAAGGGAATTTCGAAGCCGGGTTGCGCTTCTTCTTCCTGGGCGACTTCGTCGAATTCTGCGAAGAGACGGCTGCTTGCGAGAGAGGTGGCGGATTGTTTTGCAGTCTTGCGCTTTGGTTTTTCGGGTGGAGGCAGATTGGGTGGGCGCGCGACTATCGCGACCATCTGCTGGCAGAGGACATCGAGCGGGTTGCGCGGAAAGCGCGTGGACTCGATGTGGACCTCGTGCATGGCGCGGGTCATGGCGGCGCAGGCGATGAGGTCGGCACGGTATTTGGGAAAGAGAATGCCTTCGCTGATGGCTCCTACGGAGTGACCTGCGCGGCCGATGCGCTGCATACCGCTGGCGACGGAGGGCGGCGCTTCGATCTGGATGACGAGATCGACGGCGCCCATGTCGATGCCGAGTTCGAGCGTGGAGGTGGCGCAGAGGCCGCGGAGCTGTCCGGCTTTGAGTTGCTCTTCGATGATGCTGCGCTGGGCGGCGGCGAGAGAGCCGTGGTGGGCGCGGACGATCTCTTCGCCGGCGAGTTCATTCAACGCGCCGGCGAGCCGCTCGGCGACCTGGCGGCTGTTGACGAAGAGGATGGTGGAGGTGCGTTCGCGAATGATTTCGAGGAGACGCGGGTGGATTGCATTCCAAATGGAGACACGTTTGGGGCCTTGTGAGGCTGGACCGGAGGGGATTTCCTCCTGCTGGCCGAGGCGTGCCATGTCTTCGACGGGCACCTCGATGTGGAGCTTGAGTTGCTTGGGGGCGCTGGCGTTGACGATGGTTACGGGGCGGTAGCGGATGCTGGTGGTTTCGACGATGTCGGCGGACCAGGAGGCTTCTTCGGGGACTTGAACGCCGTCGAGGATGTCGATGTTGACTGGGTTGACTGGGCCTGGAAGCGTGGCCGGGAGTTCGACGGGAACGTCTACTCCGCCGAGGAAGCGAGCTACTTCTTCGAGTGGGCGCTGCGTTGCTGAAAGGCCGATGCGCTGGATGGGGCGTTTGGTCAGGGCTTGCAGGCGCTCCAGTGAGAGCGCCATGTGCGCGCCTCGCTTGGTGGGGACGAGAGCGTGGATTTCGTCGATGATGACGGTGTCTACTGTGCGGAGCGACTCGGAGGCCTGCGAGGTCAGCAGCAGGTAGAGAGACTCGGGCGTGGTGATGAGGATTTCAGATGGGGTGCGGCGGAAACGGGCTCGCTCCTTTTGCGTGGTGTCGCCGGTGCGGATGCTGATCTCAGGATCGTGGACGGGGACGCCCATGCGCCGGGCCATGTTGGCGATTCCGGCGAGGGGTGAGCGCAGGTTGCGTTCCACATCGACGGCGAGCGCTTTGAGCGGAGAAATGTAGATGATGCGGCAGCCGGGAGTGGCCGGTGGGGCCTGGAGCATCAGCCGATCGAGGCACCAGAGGAATGCGGTCAGCGTCTTGCCCGTGCCGGTGGGCGCGAGGATCAGGGTGCTTTCGCCACGCGCGATGGCGGGCCAGCCGAGGCGTTGCGGGGCGGTGGGCTCTTCGAAGACTTCGCGGAACCAGCGTTCGGTGACGGGATGAAAGCTGGTGAAGGGATTTGAGGATTTGGGGAGATGCGGTTCTTCAGGGAGATGCGGTTTGCGGGGCGCTGCAGTTTTCTCTACAGGCGCGGGTTTCGAGATGGGTTTACGGGGGGCCATGCTTCTATCTCAGGATAGTGCCTGATGGGAGGATCGGCGCGATGCAAAATGGATCATCGAATCAATGAATGAATCCATGAATCATCCGGCATGGATCATCCGGCATCGGAATAAGAAGCAACCTGGAGATCTGTATTCTGGGGAGTTAGTTCGTATGCGTGAAGATATTGGCGCGAGCGGCGATGGCGCTGGGATCGAGGATGAGCGCTATGTCTCCGCTACCCAGCACGGTTGCTCCTGAATAGAGGCCGATCGACTTGAGGACGGAACTAAGAGGTCTAACTACGATTTCCTGGGGATCAGCGAGGTTGTCGACGACGAGGCCGAATCGATGGCCATCTATATCGAGCACGGCGATATAGCTATCGCTGGCGTCGTGTGATTTGATTTCGCATTGAGGCGAGAGCATGTTGTTCAGAAAGATGAGCGGCAGCAGATTGCCGCGATGCCGATAGAGTGGGTTGCTATCGATCCATTCAATGACCGTGGCTGCCTGCTGAAACGGCAGATGAATGAGTTCAAAAAGTGCGCTTTGCGGTAGAGCAAAATTTTGATCGAGACTGCGAACGATGAGTGCTGGAAGGATGGCGAGGGTGAGTGGAATGCAGAACCGGAGCGAGGTTCCCTTACCGTGCTGCGAATCGATCTCGACTTTGCCTCCGATCTTTTCGACGTTCGTGCGCACGACGTCCATGCCTACGCCGCGACCGCTGATGCTGGTGACGGCCTCGGCAGTGGAGAAGCCGGGCAGGAAGATCAGTTGCATGAGTTCGCGGTCGCTCAGGTGCGCGGCCTTTTCGGCAACGATGAGCCCGCGTTCGATTGCCTTGTTGCGTACGCGATCTACGCAGATTCCGGCGCCGTCGTCGGAGACCTCGATGAGGACTTGACCGCTTTCCTGGCTGGCGCGCAAGGTGAGTGTGCCTACGGCATCTTTGCCTGCTGCTATGCGTACGTCTGGTGGCTCGATGCCGTGGTCGAGCGAGTTGCGGACGGCGTGAATGAGTGGATCTTTGATGGCTTCGAGCAGCCTCTTGTCCAGTTCTGTTTCCTGACCTTCGAGCACCAGTCTGACGCTGCGATTGAGCGACTGCGAGAGGTCGCGGATGATGCGCGGAAACTTTGAAAAAACATTCGATACAGGCTGCATTCGCGTTTGCATTACCGACTCGCGAAGGTCGGCAGTAACCAGGTCGAGACGGCGCGATAGTGGAGTTAGATTGGGATCGTGAGAGGTAGCTTGCAGGATCTGATTTCGAGTGAGAACGAGTTCGCCGACAAGACTCATCATGCGGTTGAGTAACAGGACATCGACGCGCAGAGTGCTATCGGATGCAGTTAGGTTCGATGCATCGATAGCAGCAGCAGCACTTACATGTAAGGGTTGAGTTACAGGCATGGATGGAGTTGATGCCGGGAACGATTCCGCAATGAGGGCATGCGTGGTTGCAGAGGTTGCGGGAGCTGGCTGCTGCAGTTCCTGCAGTTGGCCGATCAGCAGCGAGTCATCGTCTTCGCCTTCGCTGTTGTTATTTTCAATCGTATGCAGAATACTGCGCAGGCCATCCATGAGTTGCAACAGGCCGGTAATGATGTTCTGGCTTGCCTGAAGCTTGCCATCGCGCAACAGGCTGAGCAGGTTTTCTCCGGCATGAGCGAGCTTTTCGAGGCGCTTGAAGCCGAGGAATCCAGTGGTGCC harbors:
- a CDS encoding Lhr family helicase, whose translation is MAPRKPISKPAPVEKTAAPRKPHLPEEPHLPKSSNPFTSFHPVTERWFREVFEEPTAPQRLGWPAIARGESTLILAPTGTGKTLTAFLWCLDRLMLQAPPATPGCRIIYISPLKALAVDVERNLRSPLAGIANMARRMGVPVHDPEISIRTGDTTQKERARFRRTPSEILITTPESLYLLLTSQASESLRTVDTVIIDEIHALVPTKRGAHMALSLERLQALTKRPIQRIGLSATQRPLEEVARFLGGVDVPVELPATLPGPVNPVNIDILDGVQVPEEASWSADIVETTSIRYRPVTIVNASAPKQLKLHIEVPVEDMARLGQQEEIPSGPASQGPKRVSIWNAIHPRLLEIIRERTSTILFVNSRQVAERLAGALNELAGEEIVRAHHGSLAAAQRSIIEEQLKAGQLRGLCATSTLELGIDMGAVDLVIQIEAPPSVASGMQRIGRAGHSVGAISEGILFPKYRADLIACAAMTRAMHEVHIESTRFPRNPLDVLCQQMVAIVARPPNLPPPEKPKRKTAKQSATSLASSRLFAEFDEVAQEEEAQPGFEIPFDELFRIVRSAAPFGGLTRTVFEGVLDLLAGRYPSDEFAELRPRLTWDRIRNVITARQGAARLAILNAGTIPDRGLYGVFLSNSEGKSLRVGELDEEMVFESRPGETFILGATSWRIDEITHDRVLVSPAPGEPGKMPFWKGEGPGRPLEFGRRIGAMVRELRAMPLPAALTRLVTDHDLDPGAAENLMRFLADQEEATGQVSDDRNIVIERVRDELGDWRVCVLTPFGSRIHIPWAMAVSARIRAAGGPDVETLWGDDGFVLRFPDSDEPPTTDWFMVESSEVMQLVLRQLGSTALFAGRFREAAGRALLLPRRRADGRAPLWQQRKRAYDLLSVASRYPAFPMLLEAYRECLRDVFDMPALIETLRAIEQRQLRVHVVETRTPSPFASSLLFSYVANFLYDGDAPLAERRAQALTIDQDQLRELLGEADLRELLDGDAMAEIEEQQQCLIDPYKARNADGLHDLMLRLGDLNRNEIAVRITTPKLLDELDRLIRARRLLELRIAGEKRIIAIEDAARYRDGLGIPLPPGIPTALLASVEQPVLELIRRYARTHGPFTLPEVAARFALDPGHVEQVLHQLTLENRIVEGGFRPGGLHREWCDSEILRLIRRKSLAKLRKEVEPVEQQTLARFLTHWQGLLTPRRGMDALLDVVEALQGAPIAASLLETAILPARIANYQPSDLDTLIAAGEIAWTGVEPLGERDGRIALYLADKLPLLAIPRPNITPMTDREEKLLIVLKQSGASFFTQMHEAVGGGYPGESLDALWSLVWRGLVTNDSLHPLRAYITRQESSSRGNRKQHSSSQQRAAFRSRRTTPATAQGRWSLIDSRKAMQQVAVKLNAPTPGLLADADSTSYIKKPESTRALVPESSLPSSTEATHALALQLLNRYGVLLREAAAAENIVGGFSAIYPILKALEESGRIRRGYFVAGLGATQFALPAAVDLLRSLRTDARPEKPEFVLLAATDPGNPYGSTLKWPELPAEAEDSETAPRQLTRAAYAQVVLCNGRLVAWLRRGNPNLLIFLPPDEPERTHVAEGLAHFLAVLGQTRLQSDQSGSHTSGYLISTINGLAVAIHPMLKPLQNAGFHPGPLGMHLRRAASLSPGTSYANRQPSRPTPEEAAKNRPPLTLPD
- a CDS encoding chemotaxis protein CheA, whose amino-acid sequence is MDELTREFLIESQEGLDRMERGLTDLEARPTDSELLSEIFRSVHTIKGTTGFLGFKRLEKLAHAGENLLSLLRDGKLQASQNIITGLLQLMDGLRSILHTIENNNSEGEDDDSLLIGQLQELQQPAPATSATTHALIAESFPASTPSMPVTQPLHVSAAAAIDASNLTASDSTLRVDVLLLNRMMSLVGELVLTRNQILQATSHDPNLTPLSRRLDLVTADLRESVMQTRMQPVSNVFSKFPRIIRDLSQSLNRSVRLVLEGQETELDKRLLEAIKDPLIHAVRNSLDHGIEPPDVRIAAGKDAVGTLTLRASQESGQVLIEVSDDGAGICVDRVRNKAIERGLIVAEKAAHLSDRELMQLIFLPGFSTAEAVTSISGRGVGMDVVRTNVEKIGGKVEIDSQHGKGTSLRFCIPLTLAILPALIVRSLDQNFALPQSALFELIHLPFQQAATVIEWIDSNPLYRHRGNLLPLIFLNNMLSPQCEIKSHDASDSYIAVLDIDGHRFGLVVDNLADPQEIVVRPLSSVLKSIGLYSGATVLGSGDIALILDPSAIAARANIFTHTN